A stretch of the Arachis stenosperma cultivar V10309 chromosome 6, arast.V10309.gnm1.PFL2, whole genome shotgun sequence genome encodes the following:
- the LOC130935337 gene encoding E3 ubiquitin-protein ligase At1g12760-like, with protein MDHQYRHVISAGASDPMLRNSSLRTTTFSFPLARYTTRLIAADRRRMLLADCADRRSDDGLDASDDDDGGGCAYSRPVLVLDLVWNLAFVVVAAGVLLSTLRERPATPLRLWLCGYAFECVLHICFVFFEYRRRIGDPSLSQSPYSILKRLEPVNTLASSVWWVFGFYWIVVGGQALLEDSPQLYWLTVVFLAFDVFFIIFCIGMACIIFFALFCLIPIIALAYAIRIREGASEEDIRSLPKYRFGQSNLLVLVDDNKQQIEKAGSDSYNENHISELFLEPDDSECCICLSPYVDGAELYRLPCTHHFHCGCISRWLRTKATCPLCKFNILRGDTLV; from the exons atGGACCACCAGTACCGCCACGTCATCAGTGCCGGAGCCAGCGATCCCATGCTCCGCAACTCCAGTCTACGCACCACCACCTTCTCCTTCCCCCTAGCTCGCTACACCACCCGCCTCATCGCAGCCGACCGCCGCCGCATGCTCCTCGCCGACTGCGCTGACCGCCGATCCGACGACGGCCTCGACGCTTCCGACGATGACGATGGCGGAGGATGCGCGTACTCCAGGCCCGTCCTCGTGTTGGACTTGGTGTGGAACCTGGCTTTCGTCGTCGTGGCTGCCGGCGTGCTCCTCTCCACGCTCCGGGAGCGGCCGGCGACGCCGCTGAGGCTGTGGCTCTGTGGCTACGCGTTCGAGTGCGTGCTCCATATTTGCTTCGTGTTCTTCGAGTATCGCAGGAGAATCGGGGATCCTTCGCTGTCTCAGAGTCCGTACAG CATCCTGAAGAGGTTAGAGCCGGTGAACACTCTGGCATCATCTGTCTGGTGGGTGTTTGGATTTTATTGGATTGTTGTGGGCGGCCAAGCACTACTGGAAGATTCTCCGCAACTTTACTG GTTAACAGTGGTGTTTCTAGCCtttgatgtattttttattatcttttgcATTGGGATGGCATGTATAATTTTCTTTGCTCTCTTTTGCCTTATCCCAATAATAGCATTAGCTTATGCTATAAGAATCAGGGAAGGTGCATCAGAAGAGGATATTAGGTCACTTCCTAAGTATAGGTTTGGCCAATCAAATTTGTTAGTGTTGGTTGATGACAACAAGCAGCAAATTGAAAAAGCAGGATCAGATTCATACAATGAAAATCATATCAGTGAACTTTTTCTCGAACCAGATGATTCT GAATGCTGCATCTGCCTATCCCCTTATGTTGATGGAGCAGAACTGTATCGCCTCCCCTGTACCCATCATTTCCACTGTGGATGCATCAGCCGCTGGCTCCGGACAAAAGCAACTTGCCCACTCTGCAAATTCAATATCCTTAGAGGCGATACGTTAGTCTAA
- the LOC130935338 gene encoding 50S ribosomal protein 5, chloroplastic has protein sequence MALLCFNSLTLPSLHSPIPSSSLVTPVFRVQLKLPVGVPTKCLNFVPIRTTPSKGRSMVVAAAAADGAAPAEGGSPPPPEGEKKESAAVDKLPLESKLKEREEQRLRMKMAKKIRLRRKRLVRKRRLRKKGRWPPSKMKKLKNV, from the coding sequence ATGGCACTTCTGTGCTTCAATTCCCTCACCCTTCCCTCTCTCCATTCACCCATTCCCTCTTCTTCCCTCGTCACTCCTGTTTTCAGAGTGCAACTTAAGCTCCCTGTTGGTgtgcccaccaagtgtttgaacTTTGTTCCAATTCGAACAACACCCTCTAAAGGGAGGAGCATGGTGGTGGCTGCGGCAGCCGCCGATGGTGCTGCTCCTGCCGAAGGGGGGTCCCCTCCTCCACCGGAgggagagaagaaagagagCGCCGCGGTGGATAAGCTTCCCCTGGAGTCGAAGCTGAAGGAGAGGGAAGAGCAGAGGCTGAGGATGAAGATGGCGAAGAAGATAAGGTTAAGGAGGAAGCGGCTCGTCAGGAAGCGGAGGCTGAGGAAGAAGGGTAGATGGCCACCTTCCAAGATGAAGAAGTTGAAGAATgtctga